In Acipenser ruthenus chromosome 15, fAciRut3.2 maternal haplotype, whole genome shotgun sequence, a genomic segment contains:
- the LOC117422228 gene encoding serine/arginine-rich splicing factor 5-like isoform X2 — protein MSGCRVFIGRLSPHARERDVEKFFRGFGHIREINLKNGFGFVEFDDHRDADDAVYELNGKELCNERVTIEHARSPRGRGGGGGGGRFSPRFSSYRRTRGSMYGPPVRTEHRIIVENLSSRISWQDLKDMMRKVGEVTFVDAHTSNKNEGVVEFASRRDMKNAIDKLDGTELNGRKLKLTEDRKRKSRSRSRSYTRSRSRSRSRSRSKSPSRSRSRKRSRTRSRSLSRSPERKPLLRAAPRSPSRSKSRSHSRSPSRSRSKSRSHSRSPPVQKRQSRSRSPSAESQH, from the exons ATGAGTGGATGTCGAGTGTTCATCGGTCGGCTGAGCCCCCACGCCAGAGAGAGGGATGTAGAGAAGTTTTTCAGAGGATTTGGGCACATTCGGGAGATCAATCTAAAAAACGGCTTTGGCTTTGTG GAGTTTGATGACCACAGAGATGCTGATGATGCAGTCTATGAACTGAATGGGAAAGAACTGTGCAATGAAAG GGTCACAATAGAGCATGCCCGCTCTCCCAGAGggagaggaggtggaggtggtggtggaagGTTCTCTCCGCGGTTCAGCAGCTATCGTCGAACTCGCGGCTCAAT GTATGGTCCTCCTGTGCGCACAGAGCACAGAATCATTGTTGAGAACCTCTCGTCCCGGATAAGTTGGCAG GATCTGAAGGATATGATGAGGAAGGTTGGTGAAGTCACATTTGTGGATGCACACACATCCAACAAGAATGAAGG AGTGGTGGAATTTGCTTCACGCCGCGATATGAAGAACGCCATTGATAAACTAGATGGGACTGAGCTTAACGGACGCAAACTCAAACTGACTGAAGATCGCAAGAGGAA AAGCCGCTCCCGCTCCAGGAGCTACACCAGGTCTCGCAGTCGTTCCCGATCCAGGAGCCGTTCCAAATCCCCGAGCAGGAGCCGAAGCAGGAAACGCAGCCGTACCAGGTCCCGCTCGCTCAGCCGCAGCCCAGAGAGGAAGCCCCTTCTCCGGGCAGCCCCGCgctccccctcccgctccaagTCTCGATCCCACTCTCGCTCCCCCTCCCGCTCTCGCTCCAAGTCTCGATCCCACTCCCGATCCCCTCCAGTGCAGAAGAGGCAGTCCAGATCCAGGTCCCCCTCGGCTGAGAGCCAGCACTGA
- the LOC117422228 gene encoding serine/arginine-rich splicing factor 5-like isoform X1 produces the protein MSGCRVFIGRLSPHARERDVEKFFRGFGHIREINLKNGFGFVEFDDHRDADDAVYELNGKELCNERVTIEHARSPRGRGGGGGGGRFSPRFSSYRRTRGSMYGPPVRTEHRIIVENLSSRISWQDLKDMMRKVGEVTFVDAHTSNKNEGVVEFASRRDMKNAIDKLDGTELNGRKLKLTEDRKRNRSRSRSRSYTRSRSRSRSRSRSKSPSRSRSRKRSRTRSRSLSRSPERKPLLRAAPRSPSRSKSRSHSRSPSRSRSKSRSHSRSPPVQKRQSRSRSPSAESQH, from the exons ATGAGTGGATGTCGAGTGTTCATCGGTCGGCTGAGCCCCCACGCCAGAGAGAGGGATGTAGAGAAGTTTTTCAGAGGATTTGGGCACATTCGGGAGATCAATCTAAAAAACGGCTTTGGCTTTGTG GAGTTTGATGACCACAGAGATGCTGATGATGCAGTCTATGAACTGAATGGGAAAGAACTGTGCAATGAAAG GGTCACAATAGAGCATGCCCGCTCTCCCAGAGggagaggaggtggaggtggtggtggaagGTTCTCTCCGCGGTTCAGCAGCTATCGTCGAACTCGCGGCTCAAT GTATGGTCCTCCTGTGCGCACAGAGCACAGAATCATTGTTGAGAACCTCTCGTCCCGGATAAGTTGGCAG GATCTGAAGGATATGATGAGGAAGGTTGGTGAAGTCACATTTGTGGATGCACACACATCCAACAAGAATGAAGG AGTGGTGGAATTTGCTTCACGCCGCGATATGAAGAACGCCATTGATAAACTAGATGGGACTGAGCTTAACGGACGCAAACTCAAACTGACTGAAGATCGCAAGAGGAA caGAAGCCGCTCCCGCTCCAGGAGCTACACCAGGTCTCGCAGTCGTTCCCGATCCAGGAGCCGTTCCAAATCCCCGAGCAGGAGCCGAAGCAGGAAACGCAGCCGTACCAGGTCCCGCTCGCTCAGCCGCAGCCCAGAGAGGAAGCCCCTTCTCCGGGCAGCCCCGCgctccccctcccgctccaagTCTCGATCCCACTCTCGCTCCCCCTCCCGCTCTCGCTCCAAGTCTCGATCCCACTCCCGATCCCCTCCAGTGCAGAAGAGGCAGTCCAGATCCAGGTCCCCCTCGGCTGAGAGCCAGCACTGA
- the LOC117422227 gene encoding serine/arginine-rich splicing factor 5-like isoform X2 yields MSGCRVFIGRLSPHARERDVEKFFRGFGHIREINLKNGFGFVEFDDHRDADDAVYELNGKELCSERVTIEHARSPRGRGGGGAGGGGGGRFSPRFSSYRQTRGSMYGPPVRTEHRIIVENLSSRISWQDLKDMMRKVGEVTFVDAHRSNKNEGVVEFASHRDMKNAIDKLDGTELNGRKLKLTEDRKRNRSRSRSRSYTRSRSRSRSRSRSKSPSRSRSRKRSRTRSRSVSHSPERKPLPRAAPRSPSRSKSRSHSRSPSRSRSKSRSHSRSPPVQKRQSRSRSPSAESQH; encoded by the exons ATGAGTGGATGTCGAGTGTTCATCGGTCGGCTGAGCCCCCACGCCAGAGAGAGGGATGTGGAAAAGTTTTTCAGAGGATTTGGGCACATTCGGGAGATCAATCTAAAAAACGGCTTTGGCTTTGTG GAGTTTGATGACCACAGAGATGCTGATGATGCAGTCTATGAACTGAATGGGAAAGAACTGTGCAGTGAAAG GGTCACAATAGAGCATGCCCGCTCTCCCAGAGGGAGAGGAGGTGGAGGagctggaggtggaggtggtggaaggTTCTCTCCGCGGTTCAGCAGCTATCGTCAGACTCGTGGCTCAAT GTATGGTCCTCCTGTGCGGACAGAGCACAGAATCATTGTTGAGAACCTCTCGTCCCGGATAAGTTGGCAG GATCTGAAGGATATGATGAGGAAGGTTGGTGAAGTCACATTTGTGGATGCACACAGATCCAACAAGAATGAAGG AGTGGTGGAATTTGCATCGCACCGCGATATGAAGAACGCCATTGATAAACTAGATGGGACTGAGCTTAACGGACGCAAACTCAAACTGACTGAAGATCGCAAGAGGAA CAGAAGCCGCTCCCGCTCCAGGAGCTACACCAGGTCTCGCAGTCGTTCCCGATCCAGGAGCCGTTCCAAATCCCCGAGCAGGAGCCGAAGCAGGAAACGCAGCCGTACCAGGTCCCGCTCGGTCAGCCACAGCCCAGAGAGGAAGCCCCTTCCCCGGGCGGCCCCACgctccccctcccgctccaagTCTCGATCCCACTCTCGCTCCCCCTCCCGCTCTCGCTCCAAGTCTCGATCCCACTCCCGATCCCCTCCAGTGCAGAAGAGGCAGTCCAGATCCAGGTCCCCCTCGGCTGAAAGTCAGCACTGA
- the LOC117422227 gene encoding serine/arginine-rich splicing factor 5-like isoform X1 gives MSGCRVFIGRLSPHARERDVEKFFRGFGHIREINLKNGFGFVEFDDHRDADDAVYELNGKELCSERVTIEHARSPRGRGGGGAGGGGGGRFSPRFSSYRQTRGSMYGPPVRTEHRIIVENLSSRISWQDLKDMMRKVGEVTFVDAHRSNKNEGVVEFASHRDMKNAIDKLDGTELNGRKLKLTEDRKRKSRSRSRSRSYTRSRSRSRSRSRSKSPSRSRSRKRSRTRSRSVSHSPERKPLPRAAPRSPSRSKSRSHSRSPSRSRSKSRSHSRSPPVQKRQSRSRSPSAESQH, from the exons ATGAGTGGATGTCGAGTGTTCATCGGTCGGCTGAGCCCCCACGCCAGAGAGAGGGATGTGGAAAAGTTTTTCAGAGGATTTGGGCACATTCGGGAGATCAATCTAAAAAACGGCTTTGGCTTTGTG GAGTTTGATGACCACAGAGATGCTGATGATGCAGTCTATGAACTGAATGGGAAAGAACTGTGCAGTGAAAG GGTCACAATAGAGCATGCCCGCTCTCCCAGAGGGAGAGGAGGTGGAGGagctggaggtggaggtggtggaaggTTCTCTCCGCGGTTCAGCAGCTATCGTCAGACTCGTGGCTCAAT GTATGGTCCTCCTGTGCGGACAGAGCACAGAATCATTGTTGAGAACCTCTCGTCCCGGATAAGTTGGCAG GATCTGAAGGATATGATGAGGAAGGTTGGTGAAGTCACATTTGTGGATGCACACAGATCCAACAAGAATGAAGG AGTGGTGGAATTTGCATCGCACCGCGATATGAAGAACGCCATTGATAAACTAGATGGGACTGAGCTTAACGGACGCAAACTCAAACTGACTGAAGATCGCAAGAGGAA gaGCAGAAGCCGCTCCCGCTCCAGGAGCTACACCAGGTCTCGCAGTCGTTCCCGATCCAGGAGCCGTTCCAAATCCCCGAGCAGGAGCCGAAGCAGGAAACGCAGCCGTACCAGGTCCCGCTCGGTCAGCCACAGCCCAGAGAGGAAGCCCCTTCCCCGGGCGGCCCCACgctccccctcccgctccaagTCTCGATCCCACTCTCGCTCCCCCTCCCGCTCTCGCTCCAAGTCTCGATCCCACTCCCGATCCCCTCCAGTGCAGAAGAGGCAGTCCAGATCCAGGTCCCCCTCGGCTGAAAGTCAGCACTGA